One window from the genome of Trabulsiella odontotermitis encodes:
- the ssnA gene encoding putative aminohydrolase SsnA has protein sequence MSMLILKNVTAAQLYPAMVMENVDIAIEGDILHDIGPGLSQRYPQAQVKEMHGRLVMPGIVCSHNHFYSGLSRGIQANIAPCPDFISTLKNLWWKLDRALDEESLYYSGLVCSIEAIRSGCTAVIDHHASPNYIAGSLSQLRNAFLKVGLRGITCFETTDRNSGLKEQQAGVEENIRFAREIDSAREKGSEPWLVEAHIGAHAPFTVSDEGLSMLREAVKVTDRGLHIHAAEDRYDVSHSHHHYGKDLLERLADYDLLNSKTLVAHGLYLSENDIRLLNDHDGFLVHNARSNMNNQVGYNPHLTQIRNLALGTDGIGSDMFEEMKFAFFKHRDAGGPLWPDSFARALSNGNALLSRNFHAKFGRLEAGYKADLTICDYTSPTPLIAENIAGHIAFGLGASSVNSVMVNGAMVYEDRQFTFDCEPIFAEARKVAARLWQRMDALN, from the coding sequence ATAAGCATGTTAATTTTGAAAAATGTCACCGCCGCACAGCTCTATCCGGCCATGGTCATGGAAAACGTTGATATCGCCATTGAAGGCGATATCCTCCACGACATTGGCCCCGGCCTTAGCCAGCGCTATCCGCAGGCACAGGTAAAAGAGATGCATGGCCGCCTGGTGATGCCGGGCATTGTCTGCTCGCATAACCATTTTTACTCCGGATTATCGCGCGGCATTCAAGCCAACATTGCCCCCTGCCCGGACTTCATCTCCACGCTCAAAAATCTGTGGTGGAAGCTTGATCGCGCGCTGGATGAAGAATCCCTGTATTACAGCGGACTGGTGTGCTCCATTGAGGCCATCCGCAGCGGATGTACAGCGGTTATCGATCACCACGCCTCACCGAATTATATTGCGGGCTCGCTAAGCCAGTTGCGTAACGCATTCCTCAAAGTGGGGCTGCGCGGCATCACCTGTTTCGAAACTACGGATCGCAACAGCGGTCTGAAGGAACAGCAGGCGGGCGTGGAAGAGAACATCCGCTTCGCCCGTGAAATCGACAGCGCACGTGAAAAAGGCAGTGAGCCGTGGCTGGTGGAGGCGCATATCGGCGCCCATGCACCGTTCACCGTCTCCGACGAGGGATTGTCGATGCTGCGTGAAGCAGTCAAAGTGACGGATCGCGGCTTGCATATCCATGCGGCAGAAGACCGCTACGACGTCTCCCACAGCCACCATCATTACGGCAAAGATCTGCTGGAAAGACTGGCCGACTATGACCTGCTCAACAGTAAAACGCTGGTCGCGCACGGTCTTTATCTTTCTGAGAACGACATTCGTCTGCTCAATGACCACGACGGTTTCCTGGTGCATAACGCCCGTTCCAACATGAACAACCAGGTCGGTTACAACCCTCATCTGACGCAAATCCGCAACCTCGCGCTGGGGACGGACGGTATCGGCTCGGACATGTTTGAAGAGATGAAATTCGCTTTCTTCAAACACCGCGATGCTGGCGGCCCGTTATGGCCAGACAGCTTTGCCCGCGCGCTGAGCAACGGCAACGCCCTGTTGAGCCGCAATTTCCACGCCAAATTTGGCCGTCTGGAAGCGGGCTACAAAGCCGATCTGACGATCTGCGATTACACCTCCCCGACGCCGCTTATCGCGGAAAACATTGCCGGGCATATCGCGTTTGGCCTCGGCGCCAGCAGCGTGAATAGCGTGATGGTCAACGGCGCGATGGTCTACGAGGACCGACAGTTCACCTTTGACTGTGAACCCATCTTTGCCGAAGCCCGGAAGGTTGCCGCCCGGCTATGGCAACGCATGGATGCGCTGAACTAA
- the ygfK gene encoding putative selenate reductase subunit YgfK encodes MGDIMRPIPFEELLTRIFDEYQNHHSIFGIPEEQFYSPVKEHQLSVFGETCATPIGPAAGPHTQLAQNIITSWLTGGRFIELKTVQILDRLELEKPCIDAEDECFNTEWSTEFTLLKAWDEYLKAWFVLHLLETIFPLTPTRAGKSFIFNMSVGYNLDGIKQPPMQQFIDNMMNAAAHPKFALYRDTLDRWLRDDEFLRRHQLEDIRFQLATLTEHIPATMVHGVTLSTMHGCPPDEIEAICRYMLEEKGLNTFVKLNPTLLGYQRVREILDTCGFDYVGLKEESFEHDLKIGQALEMLQRLMALAKEKGLGFGVKLTNTLGTINNKGALPGDEMYMSGRALFPLSINVAALLSRAFDGKLPISYSGGASQLTIKDIFETGIRPITMATDLLKPGGYLRLSECMRELEQADGWEMNHVNVARLNDLAERAVSMEYTQKHWKPEERIDVGEKLPMTDCYVAPCVTACAIKQDIPEYIHLMGEHRYADALELIYQRNALPAITGHICDHQCQYNCTRLDYDSALNIRELKKVALEKGWNEYQQRWHKPAGSGSLNPVAVIGAGPAGLAAGYFLARAGHPVTLFEREENAGGVVRNIIPQFRIPGELIQHDIDFVVAHGVNIIYGCDPHLTVDQLKQEGFRYVLVGTGTAKNSGVKLAGDNQNVWKSLQFLRDYNLGKSLQLGKHVVVVGAGNTAMDCARTALRIPGVEKATVVYRRSLQEMPAWREEYEEALHDGVEFQFLSNPEKFDRDGTLTVRVMKLGEADEKGRRRPVETDETRTMQVDTLITAIGEQQDADALDAMGVPLDARGWPEVNADGETRKPDVFLIGDVQRGPSSIVSAIGNARKATDVILARENIRSHHGDKRWNNVDPADIYRRKGSISIALVDKDDRDAFVAQEASRCLECNYVCSKCVDVCPNRANVSIAVPGFQNRFQTLHLDAYCNECGNCAQFCPWQGKPYKDKLTIFSLPQDFANSTNPGFLVEDARVHIRQDNQTWVLNIDEQGSFEQVPPQLDATCRIISHVHQHHHYLLGSVEV; translated from the coding sequence ATGGGGGATATCATGCGTCCCATTCCGTTTGAGGAACTTTTGACGCGCATTTTTGATGAATACCAGAACCACCATTCAATTTTCGGTATTCCTGAAGAGCAGTTCTATTCACCGGTGAAAGAGCATCAGCTCAGTGTGTTTGGTGAAACCTGCGCGACGCCAATAGGCCCCGCCGCCGGGCCACACACTCAGCTCGCGCAAAACATTATTACCTCATGGCTGACGGGTGGGCGCTTCATTGAACTGAAAACGGTGCAAATCCTCGATCGGCTGGAGCTGGAAAAACCGTGTATCGATGCTGAAGACGAGTGCTTCAACACCGAATGGTCCACCGAATTTACGCTGCTGAAAGCCTGGGACGAATACCTGAAAGCCTGGTTTGTGCTGCATCTGCTGGAAACCATTTTCCCGCTCACCCCGACGCGCGCCGGGAAATCCTTCATCTTCAATATGAGCGTGGGCTATAACCTCGACGGTATTAAACAGCCGCCGATGCAGCAGTTCATCGACAACATGATGAACGCCGCCGCGCATCCGAAATTCGCCCTCTATCGCGACACGCTGGACCGCTGGCTGCGCGATGATGAATTCCTTCGCCGCCACCAGCTTGAAGATATCCGCTTCCAGCTCGCAACGCTCACGGAGCACATTCCGGCAACCATGGTCCATGGCGTCACCCTGTCGACTATGCACGGCTGCCCGCCGGACGAAATCGAAGCCATCTGCCGCTACATGCTGGAAGAGAAAGGGCTTAACACCTTTGTGAAGCTCAACCCTACGCTGCTCGGTTATCAGCGGGTGCGTGAAATTCTCGATACCTGCGGCTTTGATTATGTCGGCCTGAAAGAAGAATCCTTCGAGCATGACCTGAAAATCGGCCAGGCGCTGGAGATGCTGCAACGCCTGATGGCGCTGGCGAAAGAGAAAGGGCTCGGCTTTGGCGTGAAACTGACCAACACCCTCGGCACCATCAACAATAAAGGTGCGCTGCCGGGCGATGAAATGTACATGTCAGGCCGCGCGCTGTTCCCACTCTCCATTAACGTCGCCGCCCTGCTTTCCCGCGCGTTCGACGGCAAACTGCCGATCTCTTATTCCGGTGGCGCCAGCCAGCTCACGATTAAAGATATTTTCGAAACCGGTATTCGCCCCATCACCATGGCGACCGATCTGCTGAAACCCGGCGGCTATCTGCGCCTGAGCGAATGCATGCGCGAACTGGAACAGGCCGACGGCTGGGAAATGAACCACGTTAACGTCGCCCGCCTGAACGACCTCGCAGAACGTGCCGTCAGCATGGAATACACACAGAAACACTGGAAACCGGAAGAGCGTATCGACGTCGGCGAAAAACTGCCGATGACCGACTGCTACGTGGCGCCGTGCGTCACGGCCTGCGCCATCAAACAAGACATCCCGGAATACATCCATCTGATGGGCGAACACCGCTATGCCGATGCGCTGGAGTTGATTTATCAGCGCAATGCGCTGCCCGCCATCACCGGTCATATTTGCGATCACCAATGTCAGTACAACTGTACGCGTCTCGACTACGACAGCGCGCTGAACATTCGCGAACTGAAAAAGGTTGCGCTGGAAAAAGGCTGGAACGAGTATCAGCAGCGCTGGCATAAACCGGCGGGATCCGGTTCGCTGAACCCGGTCGCCGTGATTGGCGCTGGTCCGGCGGGGCTGGCGGCGGGTTATTTTCTCGCCCGTGCCGGGCACCCGGTGACGCTGTTTGAGCGCGAAGAAAACGCGGGCGGCGTGGTCAGAAATATCATTCCGCAATTCCGTATTCCTGGTGAGCTCATCCAGCACGATATTGATTTCGTGGTTGCCCACGGCGTTAACATCATTTACGGCTGCGATCCGCACCTGACTGTTGATCAACTCAAGCAGGAAGGCTTCAGATATGTGCTGGTCGGTACCGGTACCGCGAAAAACAGCGGCGTGAAACTGGCGGGCGATAACCAGAACGTCTGGAAATCACTGCAGTTCCTGCGTGATTACAATCTCGGCAAATCCTTACAGCTCGGCAAACATGTTGTGGTGGTCGGTGCCGGGAACACCGCAATGGACTGCGCACGCACGGCGCTTCGCATTCCGGGCGTGGAAAAAGCCACCGTCGTTTACCGCCGCTCGTTACAGGAGATGCCTGCCTGGCGCGAAGAGTACGAAGAAGCGCTGCATGACGGCGTTGAATTCCAGTTCCTCAGCAACCCGGAAAAATTCGATCGCGACGGTACGCTGACCGTACGCGTGATGAAACTGGGCGAGGCCGATGAAAAAGGTCGCCGCCGCCCGGTTGAGACTGACGAAACCCGCACGATGCAGGTCGATACGCTGATCACCGCTATCGGCGAACAACAGGATGCCGATGCGCTGGATGCAATGGGAGTCCCGCTGGACGCCCGCGGCTGGCCGGAAGTCAACGCTGACGGCGAAACCCGCAAGCCAGACGTCTTCCTGATTGGCGACGTGCAACGCGGCCCGTCATCAATCGTCTCTGCCATCGGCAACGCCCGTAAGGCCACCGACGTCATTCTTGCGCGGGAAAACATCCGTTCGCATCACGGCGACAAACGCTGGAACAACGTCGACCCGGCAGACATCTATCGCCGCAAAGGATCTATCTCCATTGCGCTGGTGGATAAAGACGACCGCGACGCCTTCGTGGCGCAGGAAGCCTCCCGCTGTCTGGAATGTAACTACGTCTGCAGCAAATGCGTGGATGTGTGTCCAAACCGCGCCAACGTTTCCATTGCCGTGCCGGGGTTCCAGAACCGTTTCCAGACGCTGCACCTTGATGCCTACTGCAACGAATGCGGCAACTGCGCGCAGTTCTGCCCGTGGCAGGGCAAACCCTACAAGGACAAGCTCACTATTTTCAGTCTGCCTCAGGATTTCGCTAACAGCACCAACCCTGGCTTCCTGGTCGAGGATGCGCGCGTACATATCCGTCAGGACAACCAGACCTGGGTGCTGAATATCGATGAACAAGGCAGCTTTGAGCAGGTACCGCCGCAGCTTGACGCCACCTGCCGCATCATCAGCCATGTGCATCAACACCATCACTATCTGCTCGGCAGCGTGGAGGTATAA
- the mocA gene encoding molybdenum cofactor cytidylyltransferase: MQQIDCIITAAGLSSRMGQWKMMLPWQQGTILDASIKNAMQFCSRIILVTGFRRDELHQRYAKSDNLLLVDNPDYAEGLFSSIAAGASRVESEYCFITHGDIPCLNKKIFSRLWALRGDYAVIPHHNGTPGHPVLLNQNTLQTAVTQRQTRSMRNALLAGKHRCLEMEEPEIIFDIDTPQDFINLQDNYRD, encoded by the coding sequence ATGCAACAGATCGACTGTATTATTACCGCTGCGGGATTATCGTCTCGTATGGGACAGTGGAAAATGATGTTACCCTGGCAGCAGGGAACAATTCTTGATGCAAGTATTAAAAATGCGATGCAATTTTGCTCGCGTATTATTTTAGTCACCGGCTTTCGCCGCGATGAGCTACATCAGCGCTACGCGAAAAGCGATAATCTTCTGCTGGTAGATAATCCTGATTATGCCGAAGGGCTCTTCTCTTCCATCGCCGCGGGTGCCAGCCGGGTAGAGAGCGAATACTGCTTTATTACCCACGGCGACATTCCCTGCCTCAATAAAAAAATCTTCAGTAGACTCTGGGCGTTACGTGGCGATTACGCAGTCATTCCGCACCACAACGGCACGCCGGGGCACCCTGTTCTGCTCAACCAGAACACACTACAAACTGCTGTTACTCAACGGCAAACCCGCTCGATGCGCAACGCCTTACTGGCCGGGAAACATCGCTGTCTCGAAATGGAAGAACCCGAAATCATTTTTGATATCGATACGCCGCAAGATTTTATCAACCTGCAAGATAATTATCGGGATTAA
- the yqeC gene encoding selenium cofactor biosynthesis protein YqeC produces the protein MENIPQRETLFCDLSAFVRPLMISAVGAGGKTSTLFWLAKLFRQAGRRVLITTTTNMFLPAEQCPVMLCRDPAQLPAAFFQQPLAACFSRWLPEAGKVRGFTPETIDALAAREDCDVILVESDGAHGFAIKAPDEHEPCIPQTSHCVIAVTGGGMLGQSVRPDNVHRWPAFSRITGAAPEDTLDFSMLLRLVRHPQGLFKGVPPGCRRVWLLNQISQNEKFPAPLFSAALEHGEADVVWLGAVQETPAITRRLVR, from the coding sequence ATGGAAAATATACCTCAACGTGAAACCCTGTTTTGTGATTTGAGCGCATTTGTTCGCCCACTGATGATATCCGCTGTCGGCGCGGGAGGGAAAACCAGTACGCTGTTCTGGCTGGCGAAACTTTTCCGCCAGGCGGGCAGACGCGTGCTGATCACCACGACCACCAATATGTTCCTTCCTGCTGAGCAGTGCCCCGTCATGTTGTGTCGCGATCCCGCGCAATTGCCCGCTGCGTTCTTTCAACAACCGCTGGCGGCCTGCTTCTCCCGCTGGTTGCCGGAGGCCGGCAAAGTGCGTGGGTTTACCCCGGAAACCATTGATGCGCTGGCGGCACGTGAAGACTGCGACGTCATTCTGGTCGAATCCGACGGCGCTCACGGTTTTGCTATTAAGGCGCCAGATGAGCATGAACCTTGCATACCTCAAACCAGTCATTGCGTAATTGCGGTAACGGGCGGGGGAATGCTCGGGCAATCGGTGAGGCCAGACAATGTCCATCGCTGGCCCGCGTTTTCCCGCATTACCGGCGCAGCGCCTGAAGATACGCTGGATTTCTCCATGCTACTCCGGCTGGTCAGACACCCGCAGGGCCTGTTTAAGGGCGTACCGCCAGGCTGTCGTCGGGTGTGGCTGCTGAACCAGATTTCTCAAAATGAGAAATTTCCCGCGCCACTGTTTTCCGCCGCGCTGGAGCACGGAGAAGCCGATGTCGTCTGGTTGGGCGCCGTACAGGAAACCCCGGCCATTACACGCAGACTGGTGAGATAG
- the yqeB gene encoding selenium-dependent molybdenum cofactor biosynthesis protein YqeB produces the protein MNIFSEAAKLEEQNRPFALAQIVDSRGSTPRHSAQMLVREDGTIIGTIGGGMVERKVIDEALDALREKKPRMFHGRMARNGVDAVGSDCGGAMSVYISVHGLRPRLVLIGGGHVNRAIAQGAALLGFEIAVADIYKESLNPDYFPPSAELLHADSFSAAVEQLDIKPDNFVLIATNNKDREALDKLIVQPVAWLGLLASRRKVQVFLRQMRENGVDESDIARLHAPVGFNIGAETPHEIAISVLAEILQVKNHAVGGLMMAAPHPSQHQRVVIRGAGDIATGVALRLWHAGFKVIMLEVEKPTVIRRSVAFAQAVFQGETQVEGVTARRVASAEEAISAADNGMIPVLIDPLCQSLERLKPGCVVDAILAKENMGTRSDMAPITIALGPGFSAGKDCHAVIETNRGHWLGQVIYQGTAQENTGIPGNIQGHTSRRVIRAPVAGVMNARVQLGDIVSEGDVIARIGETDILAPLSGMVRGLLNDGLVVNSGFKIGDIDPRGAAADFTSVSDKARAIGGGVLEALMTLMHQGVKSTRELVTVA, from the coding sequence ATGAATATTTTCTCAGAAGCTGCAAAACTCGAAGAACAAAACCGACCGTTTGCCCTGGCGCAGATTGTTGACAGCCGGGGCTCTACACCACGCCATTCCGCGCAGATGCTGGTGCGTGAAGACGGGACGATCATCGGGACCATCGGTGGCGGAATGGTAGAGCGCAAAGTCATTGATGAAGCGCTCGACGCACTGAGAGAAAAGAAACCGCGCATGTTTCATGGCCGCATGGCGCGAAATGGCGTGGATGCCGTGGGCTCTGATTGCGGCGGCGCGATGTCGGTCTACATCAGCGTTCATGGTTTACGGCCGCGTCTGGTGTTGATTGGCGGCGGGCACGTTAACCGCGCGATTGCGCAAGGTGCTGCGCTGCTCGGTTTTGAAATCGCCGTTGCTGATATCTATAAAGAGAGCCTCAATCCGGACTATTTCCCGCCTTCTGCCGAATTACTTCATGCAGATTCTTTCTCCGCGGCGGTGGAACAACTGGATATCAAACCCGACAACTTCGTCCTGATCGCCACCAACAATAAAGACCGCGAAGCGCTGGATAAACTGATCGTTCAGCCGGTGGCGTGGCTTGGGTTGCTGGCCAGCCGCCGAAAGGTACAGGTCTTCCTGCGGCAGATGCGGGAAAACGGCGTGGATGAAAGCGACATTGCGCGCTTGCATGCGCCGGTGGGGTTTAATATTGGCGCCGAAACGCCGCACGAAATCGCCATCAGCGTACTGGCGGAGATCTTACAGGTTAAAAATCACGCCGTGGGCGGGCTGATGATGGCGGCACCACATCCGTCGCAGCATCAGCGTGTGGTGATCCGTGGTGCGGGAGATATCGCTACCGGCGTGGCGCTGCGTCTCTGGCATGCCGGATTCAAAGTCATCATGCTGGAAGTGGAAAAACCGACCGTGATCCGCCGCAGCGTGGCATTCGCGCAGGCGGTTTTTCAGGGCGAAACGCAGGTCGAAGGCGTCACGGCGCGACGGGTGGCGTCTGCCGAAGAGGCGATTAGCGCCGCCGACAACGGCATGATACCGGTGCTGATTGATCCGCTGTGCCAGTCGCTCGAACGGCTGAAGCCAGGATGCGTGGTCGATGCCATTCTGGCGAAAGAAAACATGGGCACGCGTAGCGACATGGCGCCGATTACCATTGCGCTCGGGCCCGGATTCAGCGCCGGAAAAGACTGCCATGCGGTGATCGAAACCAACCGTGGTCACTGGTTGGGGCAGGTGATCTACCAGGGTACCGCGCAGGAAAATACCGGCATTCCTGGCAATATTCAGGGCCACACTTCTCGCCGCGTGATCCGCGCGCCAGTGGCGGGGGTGATGAATGCCCGCGTTCAGCTCGGCGACATCGTCAGCGAAGGGGATGTGATTGCCCGTATCGGTGAAACCGACATTCTGGCGCCGCTGTCAGGCATGGTGCGCGGGTTGTTAAACGACGGACTGGTGGTGAACAGCGGTTTTAAAATTGGCGATATCGACCCACGTGGTGCGGCGGCCGATTTTACCAGCGTCTCTGACAAAGCCAGGGCGATTGGCGGCGGCGTGCTGGAAGCGCTGATGACGCTGATGCATCAGGGAGTGAAATCCACCCGCGAGCTGGTAACGGTGGCATAA
- the arcC gene encoding carbamate kinase: MSKKIVLALGGNALGDDLAGQMKAVKLTAQAIVDLIAQGHQVVVTHGNGPQVGMINLAFEAAAKTEAHTPMLPMSVCVALSQGYIGYDLQNALREELLSRGMHVPVATLITQVEVDANDPAFQNPTKPIGSFFSKDDAEQLSRQGYTMKEDAGRGYRRVVASPKPVDIIEKESVKAMMAAGQVVITVGGGGIPVTREGNHLRGASAVIDKDWASATLAAMIDADMLIILTAVEKVAINFGKPNEQWLDRLSLSDAERFIAEGHFAKGSMLPKVEAAASFARSRPGREALITVLSKAKEGIEGKTGTVISQ, from the coding sequence ATGAGTAAAAAAATTGTTCTCGCCCTGGGCGGGAATGCCTTAGGCGATGACCTTGCCGGGCAGATGAAAGCGGTCAAACTCACCGCACAGGCGATTGTGGATCTTATCGCTCAGGGACATCAGGTTGTTGTCACGCACGGTAACGGCCCGCAGGTCGGGATGATCAATCTGGCGTTTGAAGCGGCAGCAAAAACCGAAGCCCATACGCCGATGCTACCGATGTCGGTCTGCGTGGCGCTGAGTCAGGGCTACATTGGTTACGATCTGCAAAACGCGCTGCGTGAAGAACTGCTGTCCCGTGGGATGCACGTCCCGGTGGCGACGCTTATTACTCAGGTTGAAGTTGACGCTAACGATCCGGCATTCCAGAACCCGACGAAGCCGATTGGCTCCTTCTTCAGTAAAGACGACGCAGAGCAGTTGAGCCGCCAGGGCTACACCATGAAAGAAGATGCGGGTCGTGGATATCGCCGCGTCGTGGCCTCGCCGAAACCTGTCGATATCATTGAAAAAGAATCCGTCAAAGCGATGATGGCCGCCGGTCAGGTGGTGATCACCGTGGGCGGCGGCGGCATTCCGGTCACCCGTGAAGGGAACCACCTGCGTGGCGCCAGTGCGGTAATTGATAAAGACTGGGCCAGCGCGACGCTGGCGGCGATGATTGATGCCGACATGCTGATCATCCTTACCGCTGTAGAAAAAGTGGCAATCAACTTTGGCAAACCAAACGAGCAGTGGCTTGACCGGCTGTCGCTCAGCGATGCCGAACGTTTCATTGCCGAAGGGCATTTCGCGAAAGGCTCAATGTTGCCGAAAGTAGAAGCCGCCGCGTCGTTTGCCCGTTCCCGCCCGGGGCGCGAGGCGTTAATTACAGTGCTCAGTAAAGCGAAAGAAGGGATTGAAGGGAAGACCGGTACGGTCATCAGTCAGTAA
- the hydA gene encoding dihydropyrimidinase: protein MRVLIKNGTVVNADGKAKQDLLIESGIIRQIADHISPELPCDVIDADGCYVMPGGVDVHTHFNIDTGMARSCDDFFTGTRAAACGGTTTIIDHMGFGPAGCKLHHQLEVYHGYAAHKAVIDYSFHGVIQHINHAILDEIPMMVEAGISSFKLYLTYQYKLNDDEVLQALRRLHQAGALTTVHPENDAVIHRKRLEFLAAGKTAPKYHALSRPEECEAEAIARMINLAKLSGDAPLYIVHLSNGLGLDYLRLAQARHQPVWVETCPQYLLLDDRCYDREDALNYLLSPPLRNARNNDALWCGISDGAVDVVATDHCTFSHAQRQQLSGGDFSRCPNGLPGVENRLLLMFSHGVMSGRISPERFVALTSATPAKLFGLWPQKGLLAPGADGDIVIIDPRQRTTIRHADLHDNADYSPWEGFACQGAVRQTLSHGRVIYNDGVFTGVAGQGRFLRRKPFSAPTSPVDGSVSLPGQ, encoded by the coding sequence ATGCGTGTACTGATTAAAAACGGAACGGTTGTTAACGCGGACGGAAAAGCGAAACAGGATCTGCTCATCGAAAGCGGCATCATTCGCCAGATTGCCGACCACATTTCGCCTGAACTCCCCTGCGACGTGATCGATGCCGACGGCTGCTATGTGATGCCAGGCGGTGTCGATGTACATACCCATTTCAATATTGATACCGGCATGGCCCGCAGCTGTGATGATTTTTTTACCGGCACCCGCGCCGCCGCGTGTGGCGGTACAACAACCATTATTGACCACATGGGGTTTGGCCCCGCCGGATGCAAACTGCACCATCAGCTGGAGGTGTATCACGGTTATGCCGCGCACAAAGCGGTAATTGACTACAGCTTCCACGGCGTGATCCAGCATATCAACCACGCCATTCTGGATGAGATCCCGATGATGGTAGAAGCCGGGATCAGCAGCTTTAAGCTCTACCTGACCTACCAGTACAAACTGAATGATGACGAGGTGCTGCAGGCATTACGGCGCCTTCATCAGGCGGGCGCGCTGACCACCGTTCACCCTGAAAATGACGCAGTGATCCACCGCAAACGCCTCGAATTTCTCGCCGCCGGGAAAACCGCGCCGAAGTATCACGCCCTGAGTCGCCCGGAAGAGTGCGAAGCAGAAGCCATCGCGCGCATGATCAACCTGGCGAAACTGTCCGGCGACGCACCGCTGTATATCGTCCATCTGTCTAACGGGCTGGGGCTGGATTACCTGCGTCTGGCGCAGGCGCGTCACCAGCCGGTGTGGGTGGAAACCTGCCCGCAATACCTGTTGCTGGACGACCGCTGCTACGACCGCGAAGATGCGCTGAATTATCTTCTCAGCCCGCCGCTGCGCAATGCGCGTAACAACGACGCACTCTGGTGTGGCATCAGCGACGGCGCGGTGGATGTCGTGGCTACCGACCACTGCACGTTCTCGCATGCGCAGCGTCAGCAACTGTCCGGCGGTGATTTCAGCCGCTGCCCGAACGGGTTACCTGGCGTGGAAAACCGCCTGCTGTTGATGTTCTCCCACGGCGTGATGAGTGGCCGTATTTCGCCCGAACGTTTTGTGGCGCTGACCAGTGCCACGCCAGCGAAGCTATTTGGTCTGTGGCCGCAAAAAGGGCTGCTGGCACCAGGCGCCGATGGCGACATTGTGATTATCGATCCGCGCCAGCGCACCACTATTCGCCACGCTGACCTGCACGACAACGCGGACTACTCCCCGTGGGAAGGTTTTGCCTGTCAGGGTGCCGTCCGGCAAACGCTCTCCCACGGCAGAGTCATTTACAACGACGGCGTCTTTACCGGCGTTGCCGGACAGGGTCGCTTCCTGCGCCGCAAACCGTTTAGCGCACCAACATCACCCGTGGACGGGAGCGTTTCCCTGCCGGGTCAATAA